One genomic segment of Gossypium arboreum isolate Shixiya-1 chromosome 3, ASM2569848v2, whole genome shotgun sequence includes these proteins:
- the LOC108475281 gene encoding pectate lyase-like isoform X3 codes for MEITKLRLVFLFAFFTAIPRLWANIVEFDDFWKQREEEAWKLALASYEPNPENVTNHLNYKVNKENWAENRKRLALCGLGFGRKATGGDEGNYYLVTDNSDDDVLNPKPGTLRYAVIQNKPLWIIFAKDMHIKLSKELIVQSNKTIDGRGANVHIAHGCGITLQFVHNVIIHNVHIHHIIESRGGLIRDSEDHYGYRTVGDGDGISIFGSSNIWLDHISMSECQDGLIDVIQGSTAITISNCHFTHHDHVILLGGSDTYSNDQYMQVTIAFNHFGKELIQRMPRCRWGFFHVVNNDYTHWKMYAIGGSTHPTIISEGNRYIAPDDPNTKEITNRNYAPESEWKNWVWRSEGDLYMNGAFFRTSGPPSPPNLSFSEKDVIKAKPATFVRRLTRFAGTLNCKQYVKC; via the exons ATGGAGATAACTAAGCTAAGGCTTGTTTTTCTCTTTGCTTTTTTTACCGCAATCCCAAGGCTATGGGCAAATATTGTTGAATTTGATGACTTTTGGAAGCAACGTGAAGAAGAAGCTTGGAAGCTTGCCCTAGCATCTTATGAACCGAACCCAGAAAATGTTACTAATCACCTGAACTACAAAGTTAACAA GGAGAACTGGGCTGAGAATCGCAAAAGATTGGCGCTATGTGGGCTTGGTTTTGGTCGTAAAGCTACTGGTGGAGATGAAGGAAATTACTATTTAGTGACAGATAATTCTGATGATGATGTTTTAAACCCTAAACCAGGAACTTTACGTTATGCTGTGATCCAGAATAAGCCATTATGGATTATTTTTGCTAAGGATATGCACATCAAATTATCAAAGGAGCTAATTGTTCAAAGCAATAAGACCATTGATGGCCGTGGAGCAAACGTTCATATAGCACATGGATGTGGAATTACACTTCAATTTGTGCACAATGTCATCATTCATaatgttcatattcatcacattATTGAAAGTCGAGGTGGCTTAATTAGGGACTCTGAAGATCACTATGGTTATCGAACAGTCGGTGATGGAGATGGGATTTCtatctttggatcatcaaatatttggcTTGATCATATTTCCATGTCTGAGTGCCAAGATGGACTTATTGATGTAATACAAGGTTCCACTGCCATCACCATCTCAAATTGCCATTTCACACATCATGATCAT GTGATCTTGTTAGGTGGAAGTGACACTTATTCTAATGATCAATACATGCAAGTCACAATTGCGTTCAACCATTTTGGAAAAGAATTGATACAAAGAATGCCTAGATGCCGATGGGGATTCTTTCATGTTGTTAACAATGACTACACTCATTGGAAAATGTATGCCATTGGTGGAAGCACGCATCCTACTATTATTAGTGAAGGCAACAGGTATATTGCCCCAGATGACCCCAATACCAAAGAG ATAACCAATAGGAACTATGCACCAGAATCAGAATGGAAGAATTGGGTATGGAGATCAGAAGGAGACTTGTACATGAATGGAGCCTTCTTCAGAACTTCTGGGCCACCCTCACCTCCTAATTTGAGCTTTAGCGAGAAAGATGTGATCAAAGCCAAGCCTGCAACATTTGTTAGAAGACTCACACGTTTTGCAGGGACTCTTAATTGTAAGCAATATGTCAAGTGCTAG
- the LOC108475281 gene encoding pectate lyase-like isoform X1, with translation MEITKLRLVFLFAFFTAIPRLWANIVEFDDFWKQREEEAWKLALASYEPNPENVTNHLNYKVNKALNKRSSNKIIEFKGVITNDTRRYLRGKHKKYTGPCMVTNPIDRCWRCRENWAENRKRLALCGLGFGRKATGGDEGNYYLVTDNSDDDVLNPKPGTLRYAVIQNKPLWIIFAKDMHIKLSKELIVQSNKTIDGRGANVHIAHGCGITLQFVHNVIIHNVHIHHIIESRGGLIRDSEDHYGYRTVGDGDGISIFGSSNIWLDHISMSECQDGLIDVIQGSTAITISNCHFTHHDHVILLGGSDTYSNDQYMQVTIAFNHFGKELIQRMPRCRWGFFHVVNNDYTHWKMYAIGGSTHPTIISEGNRYIAPDDPNTKEITNRNYAPESEWKNWVWRSEGDLYMNGAFFRTSGPPSPPNLSFSEKDVIKAKPATFVRRLTRFAGTLNCKQYVKC, from the exons ATGGAGATAACTAAGCTAAGGCTTGTTTTTCTCTTTGCTTTTTTTACCGCAATCCCAAGGCTATGGGCAAATATTGTTGAATTTGATGACTTTTGGAAGCAACGTGAAGAAGAAGCTTGGAAGCTTGCCCTAGCATCTTATGAACCGAACCCAGAAAATGTTACTAATCACCTGAACTACAAAGTTAACAA GGCTCTTAATAAAAGAAGTTCCAACAAAATCATAGAATTTAAGGGTGTTATTACTAATGACACAAGAAGATACTTGAGGGGTAAACACAAGAAGTACACTGGTCCATGCATGGTGACTAATCCGATTGATAGGTGTTGGCGATGCAGGGAGAACTGGGCTGAGAATCGCAAAAGATTGGCGCTATGTGGGCTTGGTTTTGGTCGTAAAGCTACTGGTGGAGATGAAGGAAATTACTATTTAGTGACAGATAATTCTGATGATGATGTTTTAAACCCTAAACCAGGAACTTTACGTTATGCTGTGATCCAGAATAAGCCATTATGGATTATTTTTGCTAAGGATATGCACATCAAATTATCAAAGGAGCTAATTGTTCAAAGCAATAAGACCATTGATGGCCGTGGAGCAAACGTTCATATAGCACATGGATGTGGAATTACACTTCAATTTGTGCACAATGTCATCATTCATaatgttcatattcatcacattATTGAAAGTCGAGGTGGCTTAATTAGGGACTCTGAAGATCACTATGGTTATCGAACAGTCGGTGATGGAGATGGGATTTCtatctttggatcatcaaatatttggcTTGATCATATTTCCATGTCTGAGTGCCAAGATGGACTTATTGATGTAATACAAGGTTCCACTGCCATCACCATCTCAAATTGCCATTTCACACATCATGATCAT GTGATCTTGTTAGGTGGAAGTGACACTTATTCTAATGATCAATACATGCAAGTCACAATTGCGTTCAACCATTTTGGAAAAGAATTGATACAAAGAATGCCTAGATGCCGATGGGGATTCTTTCATGTTGTTAACAATGACTACACTCATTGGAAAATGTATGCCATTGGTGGAAGCACGCATCCTACTATTATTAGTGAAGGCAACAGGTATATTGCCCCAGATGACCCCAATACCAAAGAG ATAACCAATAGGAACTATGCACCAGAATCAGAATGGAAGAATTGGGTATGGAGATCAGAAGGAGACTTGTACATGAATGGAGCCTTCTTCAGAACTTCTGGGCCACCCTCACCTCCTAATTTGAGCTTTAGCGAGAAAGATGTGATCAAAGCCAAGCCTGCAACATTTGTTAGAAGACTCACACGTTTTGCAGGGACTCTTAATTGTAAGCAATATGTCAAGTGCTAG
- the LOC108475281 gene encoding pectate lyase-like isoform X2 — MEITKLRLVFLFAFFTAIPRLWANIVEFDDFWKQREEEAWKLALASYEPNPENVTNHLNYKVNKCWRCRENWAENRKRLALCGLGFGRKATGGDEGNYYLVTDNSDDDVLNPKPGTLRYAVIQNKPLWIIFAKDMHIKLSKELIVQSNKTIDGRGANVHIAHGCGITLQFVHNVIIHNVHIHHIIESRGGLIRDSEDHYGYRTVGDGDGISIFGSSNIWLDHISMSECQDGLIDVIQGSTAITISNCHFTHHDHVILLGGSDTYSNDQYMQVTIAFNHFGKELIQRMPRCRWGFFHVVNNDYTHWKMYAIGGSTHPTIISEGNRYIAPDDPNTKEITNRNYAPESEWKNWVWRSEGDLYMNGAFFRTSGPPSPPNLSFSEKDVIKAKPATFVRRLTRFAGTLNCKQYVKC, encoded by the exons ATGGAGATAACTAAGCTAAGGCTTGTTTTTCTCTTTGCTTTTTTTACCGCAATCCCAAGGCTATGGGCAAATATTGTTGAATTTGATGACTTTTGGAAGCAACGTGAAGAAGAAGCTTGGAAGCTTGCCCTAGCATCTTATGAACCGAACCCAGAAAATGTTACTAATCACCTGAACTACAAAGTTAACAA GTGTTGGCGATGCAGGGAGAACTGGGCTGAGAATCGCAAAAGATTGGCGCTATGTGGGCTTGGTTTTGGTCGTAAAGCTACTGGTGGAGATGAAGGAAATTACTATTTAGTGACAGATAATTCTGATGATGATGTTTTAAACCCTAAACCAGGAACTTTACGTTATGCTGTGATCCAGAATAAGCCATTATGGATTATTTTTGCTAAGGATATGCACATCAAATTATCAAAGGAGCTAATTGTTCAAAGCAATAAGACCATTGATGGCCGTGGAGCAAACGTTCATATAGCACATGGATGTGGAATTACACTTCAATTTGTGCACAATGTCATCATTCATaatgttcatattcatcacattATTGAAAGTCGAGGTGGCTTAATTAGGGACTCTGAAGATCACTATGGTTATCGAACAGTCGGTGATGGAGATGGGATTTCtatctttggatcatcaaatatttggcTTGATCATATTTCCATGTCTGAGTGCCAAGATGGACTTATTGATGTAATACAAGGTTCCACTGCCATCACCATCTCAAATTGCCATTTCACACATCATGATCAT GTGATCTTGTTAGGTGGAAGTGACACTTATTCTAATGATCAATACATGCAAGTCACAATTGCGTTCAACCATTTTGGAAAAGAATTGATACAAAGAATGCCTAGATGCCGATGGGGATTCTTTCATGTTGTTAACAATGACTACACTCATTGGAAAATGTATGCCATTGGTGGAAGCACGCATCCTACTATTATTAGTGAAGGCAACAGGTATATTGCCCCAGATGACCCCAATACCAAAGAG ATAACCAATAGGAACTATGCACCAGAATCAGAATGGAAGAATTGGGTATGGAGATCAGAAGGAGACTTGTACATGAATGGAGCCTTCTTCAGAACTTCTGGGCCACCCTCACCTCCTAATTTGAGCTTTAGCGAGAAAGATGTGATCAAAGCCAAGCCTGCAACATTTGTTAGAAGACTCACACGTTTTGCAGGGACTCTTAATTGTAAGCAATATGTCAAGTGCTAG